The window AGTAAGACTTAAAAAACAGATATAGGTTATCAAGGAACGCCTATTCTATATCAAGTTAACCCTTTCGTTTATAGTAAAAGAGTTGTATTTGCCATTTAGTTGCAAAGAAAATGATTAACTTCTTTTATAGTTGTCATATTTCATACCGCAAGTCCGTTGATAATAATCTATCTGCAATTCAAATCAGTTAGAGTATATAATAAGCGAGACTAAGCCTTCTGGTTGATAAGGAAACCTGTATGCATTTTTGCAAGCTGAAACACCTATTATTGGCATCACTGCTGTCGACATTGCCTTTCGCGTCATTCGCGGAAGAAATTGGTTCAGTCGATACCGTTTTCAAAATATTTGGCCCTGACCATAAAATTGTTGTCGAAGCTTTTGATGATCCCGATGTTGATAATGTCACCTGCTATCTCAGCCGCTCGAAAACGGGAGGCATCAAAGGTGGGCTAGGTTTAGCTGAGGATACTTCTGATGCGGCAATTTCTTGTCAGCAAGTAGGCCCGATTGAGTTGAATGAGCGTATCAAACGTTCTCCGAAAAAAGCGCATGTCGTATTTCAAAAACGAACCTCATTAGTGTTCAAAAAACTCCAAGTGGTACGTTTTTATGACCCTAAGCGTAATGCGCTAATCTATTTAACGTATTCGGATAAAATGATCGACGGATCACCTAAAAATGCACTCAGCGCAGTGCCAATTATGCCGTGGTAAATACCGGTTAAAATATTTGGGCTTAAAAAACAAAAAACCGGCGATTAAGCCGGTTTATTTTTTCTGTGCAGGGTGACTTATTCGTCTAAATCACCACAGAAGCGGTAACCTTCACCATGAATTGTTGCGATAATTTCTGGTGTATCAGGTGTTGATTCGAAATGCTTACGAATACGACGAATAGTCACGTCAACAGTTCTATCATGGGGTTTCAACTCACGGCCGGTCATTTTTTTCAATAAATCGGCACGAGTTTGAATTTTTCCTGGGTTTTCACAGAAATGCAACATCGCACGGAATTCACTACGCGGTAACTTGTAGTGCTCGCCTGCTGGGCTAATCAGTGAACGGCTATTAATGTCAAGTTCCCAGCCATTAAACTTATAGCTTTCAACTAAGCGACGCTCTTCCGTACCCCCCGCTAAATTCATAGTGCGAGAAAGTAGGTTACGCGCACGAATTGTTAATTCACGCGGGTTAAATGGTTTGGTGATGTAATCATCGGCACCAATTTCAAGGCCAAGGATCTTATCGACTTCGTTATCACGACCGGTTAGGAACATTAGCGCAATACTTTCTTGTTCACGTAATTCACGAGCAAGAAGGAGGCCATTTTTGCCAGGCAAGTTAATATCCATGATAACAAGATTGATGTCATGTTCGGACAGAACATTGTGCATCTCTTCGCCATCAGTCGCTTCATGGACAACATAGCCTTCAGCTTCAAAAATGCTTTTTAGTGTATTGCGTGTGACAATCTCATCTTCAACAATCAAAATGTGTGGGGTCTGCATATTTGCTACCTAAAGTTTTAAAATAAAATAGTGAACTCATAGAACGCTTCCAAATTAGGTGGTTTTGATTTTGTTTTTGCTGGAAAAACGCGTCTATGGGTTATAAATATGTCTTTGAGTCAACGTTATTTTGTCGCCTCTGTTGTTATCAGATTCAAAAATGAATCAAAATTTAGGCACTTTCCCAACGTTGGGCTGTTAACAGCAATATAACAGCTAATACTT of the Providencia stuartii genome contains:
- the arcA gene encoding two-component system response regulator ArcA — its product is MQTPHILIVEDEIVTRNTLKSIFEAEGYVVHEATDGEEMHNVLSEHDINLVIMDINLPGKNGLLLARELREQESIALMFLTGRDNEVDKILGLEIGADDYITKPFNPRELTIRARNLLSRTMNLAGGTEERRLVESYKFNGWELDINSRSLISPAGEHYKLPRSEFRAMLHFCENPGKIQTRADLLKKMTGRELKPHDRTVDVTIRRIRKHFESTPDTPEIIATIHGEGYRFCGDLDE
- the creA gene encoding protein CreA, with the protein product MHFCKLKHLLLASLLSTLPFASFAEEIGSVDTVFKIFGPDHKIVVEAFDDPDVDNVTCYLSRSKTGGIKGGLGLAEDTSDAAISCQQVGPIELNERIKRSPKKAHVVFQKRTSLVFKKLQVVRFYDPKRNALIYLTYSDKMIDGSPKNALSAVPIMPW